The following is a genomic window from Parabacteroides johnsonii DSM 18315.
GGATTTGGGCAATTTTGCAGAGCCCTCACCGGGTAAGCTGACACCTTATACCGCTGTGTTTATTTTCTCTTTAGGCGTGTTTATTAGTAATTTCCTGTTTAATACGATTGCCATGAAGCGTCCGGTGGAAGGTGGGCCTGTTTCTATCTCCGGTTATTTCAAAGGGAATGCCAAAACGCATTTGGTGGGTATGTTGGGAGGTGTTATCTGGTGCATCGGTCAGTCTTTCAGCATGATCGCTTCGGAGAAAGCCGGGGCTGCCATTTCGTACGGTTTGGGACAGGGGGCGACGCTTGTATCGGCACTTTGGGGGATTTTAATATGGCATGAATTCAGAGGAGCTCCACGTTCTTCGGATTACCTGAATGCCGGAATGTTTGTCCTGTTTGTGATCGGGTTGGGCTTCCTTATTTATGCCGGAGCATGACGCCAGAGTCTAAAACAAGAGTGGTTCCGGGTGGAGTTACAATAATTTTGATGTGTTTTATCCCAGCTATAAGTTATTTATCGCGAAAAAGCCTTACATTTGTCTTAGTTTCTTGTTTATTGGATATGTACAAAACTAAAAAGCAGGCTTTATGAAAGAGGATAATGATATTTTCAAGAAGTTCCGGGACTCTTTTAGTAAGATTGACGGACATTTCCATATATTAGAACAGCGTGTACCCGTAGAACGGCAGATGGAGTATTTTAAATATTCGGAAAAGATCAGGAAAGATCAGGATAAGCCGGATATTTCGAAAATGGATTTTTCGGTTTTCGAGGATAGTCTGGACGATCCCGAATCGACTACGGAACATAAGAAGTATGTATTGTCTATGCTTGCTACCTCACGGCAGGTAAAAGCATACCGGATACTGGAAGAATATGCCCAAGCTCCGGACCCGGATGTGGCGGATTGGGCATATATGGCTTTGATGGAAAGCCGTATCGCTCTGGAATCCGAGTTGTCGGACGAGAAGCAGATTTACATCTCTACCGGCTTGGGAGGAAGAGGGGAAAAGTTGCGCTTTTATGTGCTGATCCTGGCGAATGAACTGAAACCGTTCCTGGAGTATCAGAAGAAAGTGATCGAACGTGAATTTCCTTACTCTCTGGAAAATGCGGATTGTGAAATCGAGCGGTTGACAATAGGTGAAAAACATATGGAACTGGTTTTCCTGATCCCGGTCCGGACAGATATCAAGCAAACGCTGGATAAGGTGATCAACGAATGTAACCAGTATGGGAACTTTCTTTCGCAGGTCTTCACGATAACGAACGTGAAGGAGCTGTCGGCCGAGGAAGTGGAAGAGATTATAAAAAAGAATGGAGGAAACAGTCAAGCAAGCCATTAAATATGGTATAGTGGGAGTGAGTAATACGGTGATAACCGCCGTTGTCATCTGGATCATGATGAAGTTGTTCGGATGTTCGGATGTCGTTTCGAACATGGTCGGTTATATAGCAGGCGTATTGAATAGTTTTATATGGAATAAGCAATGGACATTCCGGAGTTCGGCTGGATGGATCGGCAGTGCCGCTCGTTTCGGAGTCGTGTTCGGGGTGTGCTATTTGTTACAATTGGGGCTTTTAGTGTATGTCCTGAATCCACTCCTATCGATCGATCCTTATTATAACCAATTGATAGCAATGGCTTTTTACACGGTGATTAATTTTATCATGAATAAGTTTTATACGTTTAAGGCTTAAATGCAGATGAAGAAACTTGCGGTCATAGTCCCTTGTTATAACGAGGAGTTAGTTATTGCCGAATCATACCGGCGTACACGGGAGGCGTTGCAGAAGCTCCCTGTTTTAACGGAAATTATCTATATCAACGACGGCAGTAGGGACCGGACGCGTCTGATGTTGGACGAGATCGCGTCTTCCGATCCGCAGGTGAAGGTGATCCATTTCTCCCGTAACTTCGGACATCAGCCGGCTGTTACGGCAGGTATCAATAATTGTGATGCCGACTTGGCTGTCATCCTGGATGCCGATATGCAGGATCCTCCCGAACTCATCCCTTCCATTCTTGAATTGCAGGAAAAAGAACAGGCGAACGTGGTTTATTGCGTCCGTAAGTCCCGCGAAGGGGAAGGGCTTTTCAAAAAAGTGACAGCGAAAGCTTTTTACCGTATGCTGAACTATATGAGTGATGTGAATTTCCCGTTAGATACAGGTGATTTCCGCCTGATAGACCGGAAGGTGATGGATCAGTTCGACCGTTTTCAGGAGCGGGGAAAATATATTCGCGGACTGATCAGTTGGGTTGGATTCAAACAGGTTCCTTTTTATTATGAACGGGAGGCACGCATCGCCGGAGAGACAAAATACCCGTTCAGCAAGATGTGGAAGTTTGCTACCACCGCCATGCTTTATTTCTCCAAGAAGCCGTTGCGCCTGGCGACAAGCTTGGGTTTTATAGCCGTATTGGTCGGTATCATACTGGCCGTCTGGTTCACCTTAGGTAAGATATACGGCTTTAGTAATGCAGAAACAGGCTGGACCTCTATCATGACCTCCGTTATTTTCTTTGGAGGTGTCCAATTGTTGACGGTCGGTGTGTTGGGCCAGTATGTCGGCATCTTGTTTGACGAGATCAAAGCACGTCCGGAATATATTATCGACGAGAAAAAGAATTTCTGAACGGATGGATTACCGAACAAATCTGAGTCACCAGTCTACGGATATTTTCTTTGGCAAACTCCGGCTTCATAGCGTTCTCTAAGGAGACTGGACCGGGGGTGATTGAGAATACCCCCTGAAAGCCGGCCCGGTTCATCTGATCCGCATCTTCTATACTTCCTGCAAGTACGATGACAGGAATATTCTGTTTCCGGGCCT
Proteins encoded in this region:
- a CDS encoding GtrA family protein; this translates as MEETVKQAIKYGIVGVSNTVITAVVIWIMMKLFGCSDVVSNMVGYIAGVLNSFIWNKQWTFRSSAGWIGSAARFGVVFGVCYLLQLGLLVYVLNPLLSIDPYYNQLIAMAFYTVINFIMNKFYTFKA
- a CDS encoding glycosyltransferase family 2 protein; this translates as MKKLAVIVPCYNEELVIAESYRRTREALQKLPVLTEIIYINDGSRDRTRLMLDEIASSDPQVKVIHFSRNFGHQPAVTAGINNCDADLAVILDADMQDPPELIPSILELQEKEQANVVYCVRKSREGEGLFKKVTAKAFYRMLNYMSDVNFPLDTGDFRLIDRKVMDQFDRFQERGKYIRGLISWVGFKQVPFYYEREARIAGETKYPFSKMWKFATTAMLYFSKKPLRLATSLGFIAVLVGIILAVWFTLGKIYGFSNAETGWTSIMTSVIFFGGVQLLTVGVLGQYVGILFDEIKARPEYIIDEKKNF